Part of the Calliopsis andreniformis isolate RMS-2024a chromosome 12, iyCalAndr_principal, whole genome shotgun sequence genome, GTGCAAAGAGCAAAGAAAATACGTAAAAGTAATGAATATTTGTTAATCGTTACAGCGATACTGTAAttacatttatttaaaaaagaaaagttcAAGACACAGATCCATCTACGACACCTATACTACGTTTCACCGTAGCGGCCAAAGAAAGTCTCGATCTTCGTTCTTCGTCCAGCTGTTTCGTCAATAAAGACATTTGTGATTGCAAGTCTGTCATTTgatttttcaatgttttgacaGTCTCTGATAGTACCCTAAAAGTTAGATTAGCACATGCATGGTAATGAGAGTTTGAAAATCGATTCAGTTTAGTATAAACGTATACCTGTTGCTACAAAAATCCCAGTTTTCCTTGTTGTGTACCAAAGATGTTCTATCACGTGTTTTATGAGAACCATAATCCAACACTgctaaaatgtaaattttagtaAATTCGTTCAAGGTCGTTCCATATTAAGAAACAATCAACACGATTCGATGACCTACGAGTCGATTCTCCAGAATGTACGGTGAATCTAGCACTGACGGAAACACAATAAGCCTCAATCACTTTCAGTATAATCGCATCTTCTTCGAATTGTCGTTCGTCTACGAACAAGCAAACATACTATTCTAATTAACAATGTATTTCAAAATATACAATTTGAATTCTTCAATTCGTATTACATGCTCGATGTACACGCGATAAATCCAAAGCGGGTTCAGTTTTACCAAATGCCCTTAAGGTATACACTGGAGGAGCTGGACGTAACGAGGCAATGCTCCAATGTGTTTTAAtcgttgaagatggagaatgttCCGCGATCGGACGTAGCTGTTGCTGTTGTTTCCCGTTCGATTGGTTGCAGATCTAGCAAAATTAAGAAAATGTGAATATTGGAGAAATGAATGGTCGTATAGCCAGAAAATAGAAGTTATAAACATGCTCGGTTATATCGATTATTTACACGTGTATGTATGTAGGTAGGTAGATAGGTAGATAGGTagataggtaggtaggtaggtaggtaggtaggtaggtaggtaggtaggtaggtaggtaggtaggtaggtaggtaggtaggtaggtaggtaggtaggtagatatatagatatatatactGAATTCGTTTCTCGAAATAAGCATTAGTATATTGGCAGAGCAAAAGCTTACTTCACACAACATGGCTGTAAAACGAAAGCATACACCAGCTATATTATTATGAGCGAGATACAATTAATGGCAAAATGATTAAACATGTTAACCGAATGAAAAAAGGAAACAGCCATGCCATGGAAGCTTGCCTTGTTGGTCCGTGCATCCAGAAAGTGGTATAGATTTCTTCAGCCACCAATGAGCATATAGCCCCGACGTATAGATTTCATTTGTTCTGCCGTAATCATCTTTGTCGGTAAGACAATTTGGTTGGATGTTTGGTACTCTTTTCACTTTGCGTACGATGGTTTGATGAGCATACGGTAACGGTTGTGTAAATCTTCTCTGCATCAAATCTTCGATATTCGAAGATGCGTCGATTGCATTTTCAATTACTACACCACCCTTTACTATTTGATTAGCATCATGCAACAAACAGTcaaaattctcaactctcatggTGGTTGTATCATAAATCGACGAATTTAAAGTATTATATTTCGATACATTTTTCGACAAATCGGATAGATGCGCGCTGTCTCTGAGACTGGAATCGAACGATGAAGTACAAATGCACTTATCCTCGAAATTATGCTTATCGTTAGCACTTTCATTGCACGAATTTTTCGTAAAAACGTTAATATCGTACTTATTATTGGCGTATGTGTATGATTTGCACGAAGAATTAATTTCAGATGAATTTAATCGATAACTATCAGCCATTCCTGAATCTGACGAGCGCATACTAGAATCCACACAAAAATCAGACTTCTGTTCAGTACAAATTAAATAACGGCATTTACAATCCATGTTGCACACACGAGCGGTCGGAGGCTGTATGGAAGTATCGGTAGCAGATTGTTCTTCGttcaatattatatttttccaACAGTTCGTTCCAATTTTATTAAGTCGATCTCTGTGGAAGTTACGATCAATTGGAAATGAAAGAGAAAAGTTGGCAAAACGGGATTGACGTATACGATAACCGTTTCCAGCCCTTCCTTCTTCTTTCTGACGATCGGCGACAGCAAAGTTACCGTTCTTAATGTGGGTAAAAGCAACAGAACCGGGTAAACTTTTGCTGGCTTCACGTATACTGTTCCGTTCGATTGCAAATTCTGTTAACGTTGAATCTTTTCCTATTCCTACGGTACTAAGATCGACGACTTCACCCAACGCGTACTTTACGTCAAGGGTCAAGGTAGATTTGTGCAACGTTGACGTTCCAACAGATTGTTGCTTCTCCATAGACTCGTTCCTTTGAGAACTTGTTTCGAAGTCGCTGGACTCACGATACCGAGTACTTGTTCGCATCGGATAAAGGGTATAAGTTGTTATATTAGGCTTTCGCAGTTTTACGTTACTAAAATCCGGCTTCAAAATATATTGTAAATAAAGTAACTTCTTCAGTAGCTCAGGACGTATAATCTTTCTTTTTACCAATTTTGCAAAGTATTTCGAAAGGCGAGTATACGGTGGAAGATTACAACTCACGCGTGACGTAGTCGATGATTTTACGAGATTGTTGTTCGTTATTTGTTCCTGGATTAAGAGTTCGATCCAACGCTGCTGATCTTCTTTCGTGGCACACAGAACGAGTATActttcaatcatcggtcctaaaGGAAGAATCGAGACAACAAAAAGGAAAAGATAAGAGGGAGCATTgagttttttcaattttttaatttttctcttTACGCATCTTCGACTCGAAATGTCAATATTAATTCTTACCTGTAATTTCAAAAGCATTTCTTATTTCGTCGATATTTTCCTTTTGAATGATATTAATGCCCGTTAATGGAAGTTTTCCCtacgaaaaaaaagaaaatatccaTGTATTCTAGGACGCGCGAGcgcacgatggagagactgtaaaAGATGAAAGATTTTAAACATACTTCGTAAACGAAAGAACTCATTCTTGGGCTAGTACTAAGCACTAAAAGAGTTGATGGAAAAAGGACAAAGTATCTATCTCGACGGTCTAATCCAGTTGTTCCGCTTGCTAGCGTAACAGGACCGACATAAAGAATTTCTCCGAGTGTGCTTAATTCCTCTCCTTCCCATCCTTTGATACCACTCGTTAACACTTGAAGTGCTAGTTCGCGTTGCTTTCGTATAGATGCGCATCGCTCCTATGAGATGTAATATAGAGAATATCGCGCGATCGTATGTACATTAAAATTTGTCGAAACCAGTAAGTTATATTTGTATGTACATACCGCTATTTCTCTGTACACAACTATACTGCGCTGAGTATCTCCTCTATCAGGATGATTTTTTTCTGTGTATCTTTCCAATTCTTGAAGCATGGCAGAGTACTTGTCCAGTCTTCGAAACGGTTTACTTAGACCAGTGGTTAACACTAGTATACCTGGTGTTATTGCTCCTCCATTTTccataaatttatttaattcatCTCTGTAATCGAACAATATTTATTAGACATATtgactttttttaaatttatataaacAATTAAAGAAACCCTTTCTACGTACCTATATCGATCCAAAATACATACAGCTCGTGGATGATTTCCACAATATGATGTATGAATAGATTTCAATCTTGGTGCAAGTGTTAAAAATATGTTTCCAACTTTAGAACTACAGCCTTGACTAATAGCTGCTTCTAAACTAGCTAATAGTCGTTGATGTGCTTCTAAAATTTCATGCACATTACCTAGAAGCTGCTTATATTCCTCTTTGCTTAGTCTATTAAACAAATATAAATGTAATGTAACTTTTTGTATtctaaataatatatatatgtatatatatatatatatatatatttacatattGGCCGATTCTAGAGGATGTAGAAAACTATTTATTAATCCCTGCAATTCTGCTACATTCACTCTTTCAGAATCAACAATGTCTTTTAATACGATATCACGATTAAGCTTATGATGCGTAGGTAACTCTTGAAGAATTTTCTCTGGTGACGCCTTAATAGTTGAAAGACCACCATCTCCAGTATAAATAAATGTGAGCATAAAATGTATGAGCTAACATTAATTATGCactatttaattttaaaatctaTACCTAGGGTCTTGCACTCTTTCACATAATTAGATGGAAACCAACCAGTTTTGTCATTCAATGTACCTTCCCACCAACCTTCCTCATCCGTTTGCGTTATTGTTATTACATCTCCTTTTTTAAAGCATAGCTACAAACGGAAACACAACAGAAATGCAGTCGCATTTAAATGGACCATACAATACTTTTTAGCATAAAGTAAGAAATGACATACTTCGTCGTTATTTTTTCCTCTGAAAGGAAAAATTGCAGTTACGAATTTTGGTGCATCAGGTTTTGCCATAATTCTTAGCTTGCACTCAATTTAACAAGATTTCAGCAAATCCATGAAATTGTATGTCACTAACACTTTACACAAAAGCTTTTCTTTCCCTTCTCGTTTTCACGCTTCTCGaactgtccataaatttcaagtATCGAATGAATCAAAAGACATTCGTCTGAAATAAAGTATATTTCACGATTTTAATTTGAAGCTTTTAatgatattataaatattaacctTGCTTTGCTGTCTTATAAAACAGTCGTTACAAATATTTAACGAAATGAATTAGGAATTTCAAAAATAAgtcacatatgtatgtataaagaAATGTAGAACACAGGTTAGGTTCTTTTCTGGTGATGTGAGTGatcatgtatatacatatgtagtcATAGATCCTAACCGCAAGTAACTGAGTAGCACGAAGCAACTAAggataataatttaataatttaatcaaaATACATCAATTTTTAGCTCTTCCCGTATGGATATTCTTTAAAAAGGATCCGTTTGCTATATGTTTGTATAGCGATTGTAGGTTATTCGTTTTGCAAGTGTATTTAGAAAAACAAGCGGGTGAAACAGCATGTATATGTATAGTTTAGAAGCAAACTGTTTTCTTCGCGGCACGTATGTATGTACGTACTTACACTTTAAAACAATCTGTGCCAATTTTGTTCAGCAATGCTGCTTTAGAGAACCAACCTTAAATTGATTGTCATTCATTAATAGAGGTCGCTGAAATTAGCCTTGTGTCATGTGTCAGAGACGAAGTACTTAGTCCTTATTTACCTAGAGTAAGCTAAGTACACCTTTTATTACTGTTTACCTGTACTTACCCTTACTATACGTAAGTATGTACGAAACATATGCTTATATATAACCTCGGGTGGTTTGTACATATCTTGTATCCTTACGTAGAAACTTATGTATAAGTAATTAAAACGACATTTACCATATATACATTCATATGTAcatctacatacatatatacgtgCTATCACATCAATTGTAAAGAAACGGCATGTATTTATTTTACTTATTATATATTGTACATGTATTCCGTGTCATGTGTATGTATACCATATCTTCTCCCGGGCATTTTCGATCTATTGCGATGTTTGTATTTAAGATTTAATAATTCGTTACTATCGGTATCTCTCAAAGTAACGATGATCATTAAATACCATAACTGATGATGTTGTCTTCAGGAACAACGAGTTTGATTAGATGCTCTATTTTTCGATTCAGTAATTTctaactaataaaaaaaatacaaaagaaaacctaaaaagaatgaaaataatttttgacGCCATACGTGTTATTTTGGAGAACTTCATTGATGGCTAATTTCGAGCTGACATCGGTAAACTGATATTTCTAATATTCATCAGATCTACTGGGTGGATATGCATACATACGTCCAGGCAAAAGtatagaaataaaaatgaattatGTCCTAACTGTTGCGATCGGTCGGTCCCGTAGGCGTTTTCAATGATATCGCCGTTCTTGCTTATCATACGATAAGAACTAGGGTGAagttgcaaattattatttgcatcaaaatttaaaattgaataaaaaattctttCTCCAATAATAGGATTATGCTCATAATGGTATTCGATACActaaagaaagaaaagagatAAAAAAATCAGTACGATATTACAGTGATAAACGTATAATACATCGCACAGGTACaggacatatatgtatgtaataacgtCGATCGAAGAAATCGCCTGATCGATAGGCTATGGTCCGCAATTTAGGTATCCGTTGTCGGGTATCTGGTCACATATATATTTAACAAAAAGCGTGTCGAAACTGATTTTGTCTTGCCCTTCCTGTCTCAATACAACATGCATGACCCGTTCTTTCGAAAGACGCTGTTCGGTCCCTTCGAGAAAAAGCTCCTTTTTTAACATTGACTCGAGCATTTCCAATTGAACCCGATTCTTGCTTGTAAAGCAATATTATTGAACGTTTACGTAGATGGACGGATAATCACCACCGAACATCGTTCTCTTCTCAAAACGGGAATTCTTTTTGCATGTCTTGCGCCGTTTCTTTCTCTTTATTCTGCGTATCTTAATCATTATCGATTTGGTCCTTTTGTTTGGATGACtccctcattctgaattttcGTTTATAACAAACAAAGAAGACAGAAATATATTTGAGCGTTTAACGTCGCCGCTTTCACCAATGACACGATTAAGAGAAGAGCAGAGGACGGTTTTGTCGAAAAATATAGACGAAAAGACGTATGAGTGCGCGTGTGTACATGTGTAATCATCTGTAATAATGTGTACAGTTATTCATTAATGAATTTAAAGATTGAAAAGATGAAAGGGCGGGTGTTAAGATCGCCATGCATTAACCAGTATGCTCGCCGAGTGACTCGCAGTCTCAATTGTAACTAAGAAAGGTTTTGTTTCGCTTCGTACGTTACAAAAGAGAACGATTTTCAAATTTCAGGCATTCGATTCTTTTCTATCCTAGTTACTAGTATAGTGTCGTATGCGCTCAAATATAATACATACCGTTTGGTACATACATATACCTGGGAAACAACGTTCTTATTGACACAATATCTTTGTTTTTCGAAACGTGGCAGGCTACTATTGGCGAACGAGTAACTGCGTTAATGTTCTAAGAGTCAAAGAAATCATCATTCTTCGTAAACGGATGCAAcgcttaataattaatttcacgAGGTTTCTGATACATTTCAATTCATTGAAAAATGAATTTGAAGATTATCGTAACAATAGTGTTTTGTAACATTGTCGTCGCAAGTTGCAAAAAAATGTCCATATGAGGTGGAAAAAGAGATTGCAAGATATTGCTGTTTTAGCGAAGATACTTCAACTTCTCTCTCATTTACCTTTCTACTATTATATAGCACATGCTATATTAATTATATACCTGCTGTACATATAATGATGTTTATGTGATCATATGTATACGTAATCCAAGATAGATACAATACGCGTGGACAGCATGACACGTTGTAAAACACCGGTTTAAATTGATATAACGACTTATAAAAGAATGTCGCAAGTCCATAGAGAAATTTCATACTTTCGCAGAACATTCTATGCTACTAGAGTTTCATGTCGGACTAAAAACATCAAAACTATCAAAACAATGAATCGACTTTAGTATCTAATGAGTACAAAGATTATTGCATGAACGTCCGATAAATATAATTGAATGAGGCGATAAGTTTTGCACAACAATGAGTACAAAAGGATAAACATTTTTCTAATAGTGAGGGCCAATTTGGAGAAAATATGATCAAAAAATATGATGTGttaaaattatttacatttCTGTGCAAGTTCACACTTATCAATTGAATAACTAACTATTGCGCTAAATCCATCGACTCCTTTTTATCATATAATAAAATTGAGTAGTTACCTTTAACTACGCATCATTTATGTGTATATGATTCTTGAAGACATGACTAACTGATTTATCTGATTTATATTTACGATAGGACAACGATATATCTagtgtaaaattaaaaatgtgtTAGCAAGTGACTTTGTAATTTGCATCCTAATAAACAGGGAAGGAGATATAATTACGTGTGCAGATTTGGAAGACAGATAAAGAAAGAAAGACCgacagagagagagggagggagagagagagagagagagaggggggggggggcaggttatctttttcttttcttgATGTTGACGAGATAAATACGGCACATTGAAACGAGTGCCAATTCAATTCGACTGCTATAACTAGCTATTTCTACTATGGTTAAACACGATCAGTTTTATATGTACctatagtatttttatataAGCCACCACGTATTGGGTAGAAAGGAAAATTTAATAAGTGGATGTAACTAGGAATTTAGATCGCAATTGATCCAATCAAAATTAATGGTATGCTTACGTGAATATGTACGAACATGCGTAAATATGGATATTGCGTGCATGTGCTTGCGTTCAAATATACCTGTATGGttcttatacatacatatactcaTAATCGATCCACATATGTATTTACGAACATATATCTACACTTCGTGTGTATTCATGCTTTTTCGGCGTTTACGTTCATTTTAGTACAAATATGTAAACTCGACCTACTGATCTGTAGTATTTAAGTAGTCGTTTATCTGTTCGATGAGTACATTCATCGAGTAAAAGAAGATTTGTCAGGTGTTTACAAATTTTTGAGGTAAGTCATGTAATTATGTTTAAAATGCAAATATTTCTGGGTAAAAAGCATGGTCATACTGTGGTTATCTATTTCTTTCCAACACTTCAGGTTTGTAACGACGAACATCGTTCGTGTAGCAGTAGTAACAATATCAATTTTAAAACACTGAATCGTTTTTTACTTTCCGTAAGCTTTTGTTTGTAAAAGTGTTCAAGAATAAAGGTAATAGGACGAAAAATGTAAATATCTGACGAAAAGGATGGGGCTTGCGAATCATTGGAGGAAGTTATGGTCCCAGCGACGCGAAACTCAAAGCTGTTGTTCGCACGATTGTACAAATGAACCGGATCGTAGATTGACGAAAAACGTGAACAAGAAAGGCAAAGATAAATGAAATTAGAAGAATGGAATCGGAAGTATTATTGTAAACAACAGAAACAAATGGTAGAGTGGAGAGGGACATTGCAATTAGAATTAAAGAACGTGTAAGTTCTCACAACTTTTCGATTTGCTATCTCTCGCCCACACTTTACCCAATAAGTTTCGTACCTTCAAACTTGTACTTGTACGACTGCCGCGATATTTTTTCGGCGAATTATTTTCTGAGCAAGATCCTAAAGGTGATTTACTACGATTTTTTCGTGACCTTTTCCGAAAGAGGTCCCTCGTTCTTTCAGGATTCTCAAGCTTCAAGCGAATTTGCGTCAGTAACCCAACAAGAAGTTCGTCCACGTTGTGATTTATTCCAACGGATGTTTCGATAAATTTGCAGTCGTAGGATGTTGCCATAGATTTTCCTTCTGGAATAGGGCAAAGTAAAATAATTTGTTGACACATTCCAGATCGATGTACTATTCGTGTCTCACAAGAAGCCCCCTGAAAAGTAGTAGGAGCAATGCTTCCCATGGGACTTCTTCTAGGACATGAATAATACGTACTTATTTTGATAAGCTACTAAATTTACTACCATCATCCAAGTGATGATGGTCTCGGCTACTTGGGAAGGGGGGTATTCCAGAACGCAACGGATGGATCATCGATCTCGACTGTATCTATTAACGATTCTTATACGTGAAAACGATTTTGACTTGAAGCAATATTGCAGAAAGAAAGTGCGCGAAATATGTAGCGCACGTTAACTTCAAGGTTGTTGTAACCAAATTTATCCGTTGACAAGCTGCGAGAGCAGGGGACTGAATCGGCCTCTTACCTTCAGTCGAAACCAATCGACTGCGAACGAGGTCAACTTTATTTCCAACCAGGATTACCGCTCGAGCCGATACATGGTCGCTGCGCCAAAGAGTTTGCAGAACCTCTTCGGCTACACGTACCGAAGCTCGATCGGTCGTTGAGTATACGACACAGTATGCATGCGGTTCGTACGTTGCTATACAAGTTTCTGGCTATAATAGAAAAATGGAGCATATTCATATTGCAATTGTAAACATACACAAAGATGGCGAACAACAATTTAATATCTACTAAGTACCGAGTTAAGCGAACAAATATCTTTACCTAGCCGCGTAGCTCTAGCTTAATTTATTCATTTGATTTTGGCTCAGTCAACATAGtaatacagcagtattttaCGAATATAATACACAGTATAGTAggaatattttgtgttttaaatttaaaagaagaaaaaaattgaaaaaatgtggTAGACGGTTGTATCGATTGTCGCACCTTTTCATGGTTGACCGAATGTTATAGCTCGATAATCGTCAATCGCTGCTCACAATGCTTCACTGAGTTCAGATCTAACGCGCTTACCGTTTACGATAAGTGATCAACCGTTGCGCGTTCAACCGCGAGTTTCtgcttttttacattttttacgtTATCGGTAGATAGAACTAGATCCAATAGAACTGAAATGAGTATCTAGTAAATACTGAGTAAAAAAATAAGTGAACAGAGGAATGTTGCTTTTTACGCGTGTGTCTTTATCACGATGAAAAAATGTTCATTAGTGATTACCTAGTATTACTGATAGAAACCGAAAAGAAATGTTTGAATTGTTGACACTGCGCAACACGTAGTGGATTCTATGTCAATGAGCTGTATTAGCGAAAAGAGCTCGGGGAGGCTCGAATAGTAAATGATTTCAGTGTGACGCTTGAATTATATGAACTTTGTGGTATTTACTTACTGTCATTTCAGCGCAAGAATGATCGATAAATGTCAATTCGGATTCTTCACCGGCTAGAAGTAcgctaacagttttttcaccggatTCATCATCTGTAATGGAAAAATGTAAGGCGCAGCGCGTTTGATGATGAAAAGAGAGAAATATGAAAAGAAAGGCTACGCActgcatagacacagcagcgatACGTGACAACGATAGTAACTTACCGATAGAAGTGTCATAAGCGTGGAGATATTCAGAAGTCATGAATTGGGAAACCAGCGAGCTTTTCCCTACAGCTGGAGCTCCTAACATGAGAACGCGATACGGTGTTGGTCCCTGTGATGCACTACTTTCGCGGGAACTTGCCAACGAGCCAGCTGCCGAATTCCGTGCCGAACCAGGGTACGAAGCCGTTAGATGTTCCGTACTGTACCACCGTTGAAAGCCAGTCCCCGAAAGAGAGCGACAAAAGGATGAAAAACAGAAGGAAAGAAAGAAGTGTGAAATAAATAATACGCCGTCGCGTCGCGTGAGTTTGAAAAACCGGTgttgtttttgttttttttacTCGCTATTCTATTTTTGTAGTTTTATTATCTATTTCAATTGCAACTGACGATACCTGAATACCTTGGTTGTACCTCGAATCGGTGATTGCCAGGAGGGACTGAGATTGCTCCCGATGCGTTTGAACGTCGCGGTTAGATCCTGCTCTAAGGTCCAACACGTGTGTCTACGTTGCTTAAATTCATATGTCACACGTAAACTCACGCGTTCGATTTAGAGTAGAACCACAGAAACGATCCGAATTTTACATCTTAATCTTATAtatatcccccccccccccccccccccccccccccgccgGTCTTCAATTTTCTTGAATGGAGTTGGATGCAGTTGAATACATTTTCATCGTGACTCAGTTAACCACTTACTGCTGTCGAAagtcgtataaaaaaatatgcaaGTTAAGATAATCTCACCTCGAGTTGCTCGAAGCGACGCTATTGTTGGAACGAGATCTTCGGCTCTTCAACGAGTCTCCCCTGTTTACGACTCCTTTGGCAGTTATACTGAAATGTCTCTGCCTGTAATATTCTTCTTCGACACCTGTGTTCGGCATACTTGCGACTCTTGATCTTTGTTGCGGAAGACACAAATAGTTCGGCCTGCCCGACGAACGACTGCCAGGAGTTTTCACCGATTGGGATCGGCTATGATGAGGACTGCCATATCTGTGAAAATGAGAACCGCTCGCTCTGCATCGGGCTTTTGAAGTGTAATGCGTCATTTGCTTCCATCCATTGCATCTAGATACATAAGAATGTAACGAAAGGTAAGAACGAACCTCATCTCGAAATCGTGTATTTCTTGAAGTGTTAGCGTGTTTGCAACATCCAGCAATTGCCTCATATTTTCTTCTCGACGCCGGACGTCTACCTCTGGATGTAAAAGTATTGTTGCAGCTCCGGCTGATCCGTCCAAAGAGAGAGATGGTTGTTGAACCACGATCGTTGCTGCTTGTGTCGATCTCTTATTTCCAGTCGCGTTTCCTCCTTTTCGGTATTAGAAAGCAAATATCCGTTATCTTCGTTCTATAGTGTCGCCTGTGGCGTACGTTGCGAATTACCAAAAGACCTCCGAGCACCGAGGACCGAGGACCGATTCGCTATTTTTTCACGTTATAACTTTTATTTTTACCTTCTGAGCACAGTTTTCGCGTTCCCTCGTTCTTTAAGCATTTTTAGTTATTCTTACTCTAACCCGTATTTCTACTCTTCACTCCAATCTTCTCGGTTCTCTTTGCTATTTTGTTATTTTATCCCTTTTCTCTGACCAATCGATTGCACAGTCAATTAAATAAAGAAATGTGAAACCGATTTCGCTTATGCGAACATTCCACCTTGAATTCGTTATTTTCCTCTTCCACCTCCTTCTCCTCCTACTTCTTATCCCCCCACCCCCCACCTCCCGCCGTACCTTTTTTCATTCTTCACCATTTGACATCCCTTTTCC contains:
- the Rtgef gene encoding rho-type guanine nucleotide exchange factor isoform X3 — protein: MAKPDAPKFVTAIFPFRGKNNDELCFKKGDVITITQTDEEGWWEGTLNDKTGWFPSNYVKECKTLDGGLSTIKASPEKILQELPTHHKLNRDIVLKDIVDSERVNVAELQGLINSFLHPLESANILSKEEYKQLLGNVHEILEAHQRLLASLEAAISQGCSSKVGNIFLTLAPRLKSIHTSYCGNHPRAVCILDRYRDELNKFMENGGAITPGILVLTTGLSKPFRRLDKYSAMLQELERYTEKNHPDRGDTQRSIVVYREIAERCASIRKQRELALQVLTSGIKGWEGEELSTLGEILYVGPVTLASGTTGLDRRDRYFVLFPSTLLVLSTSPRMSSFVYEGKLPLTGINIIQKENIDEIRNAFEITGPMIESILVLCATKEDQQRWIELLIQEQITNNNLVKSSTTSRICNQSNGKQQQQLRPIAEHSPSSTIKTHWSIASLRPAPPVYTLRAFDERQFEEDAIILKVIEAYCVSVSARFTVHSGESTPVLDYGSHKTRDRTSLVHNKENWDFCSNRVLSETVKTLKNQMTDLQSQMSLLTKQLDEERRSRLSLAATVKRSIGVVDGSVS
- the Rtgef gene encoding rho-type guanine nucleotide exchange factor isoform X2, coding for MAKPDAPKFVTAIFPFRGKNNDELCFKKGDVITITQTDEEGWWEGTLNDKTGWFPSNYVKECKTLDGGLSTIKASPEKILQELPTHHKLNRDIVLKDIVDSERVNVAELQGLINSFLHPLESANILSKEEYKQLLGNVHEILEAHQRLLASLEAAISQGCSSKVGNIFLTLAPRLKSIHTSYCGNHPRAVCILDRYRDELNKFMENGGAITPGILVLTTGLSKPFRRLDKYSAMLQELERYTEKNHPDRGDTQRSIVVYREIAERCASIRKQRELALQVLTSGIKGWEGEELSTLGEILYVGPVTLASGTTGLDRRDRYFVLFPSTLLVLSTSPRMSSFVYEGKLPLTGINIIQKENIDEIRNAFEITGPMIESILVLCATKEDQQRWIELLIQEQITNNNLVKSSTTSRICNQSNGKQQQQLRPIAEHSPSSTIKTHWSIASLRPAPPVYTLRAFGKTEPALDLSRVHRAYERQFEEDAIILKVIEAYCVSVSARFTVHSGESTLLDYGSHKTRDRTSLVHNKENWDFCSNRVLSETVKTLKNQMTDLQSQMSLLTKQLDEERRSRLSLAATVKRSIGVVDGSVS
- the Rtgef gene encoding rho-type guanine nucleotide exchange factor isoform X1, yielding MAKPDAPKFVTAIFPFRGKNNDELCFKKGDVITITQTDEEGWWEGTLNDKTGWFPSNYVKECKTLDGGLSTIKASPEKILQELPTHHKLNRDIVLKDIVDSERVNVAELQGLINSFLHPLESANILSKEEYKQLLGNVHEILEAHQRLLASLEAAISQGCSSKVGNIFLTLAPRLKSIHTSYCGNHPRAVCILDRYRDELNKFMENGGAITPGILVLTTGLSKPFRRLDKYSAMLQELERYTEKNHPDRGDTQRSIVVYREIAERCASIRKQRELALQVLTSGIKGWEGEELSTLGEILYVGPVTLASGTTGLDRRDRYFVLFPSTLLVLSTSPRMSSFVYEGKLPLTGINIIQKENIDEIRNAFEITGPMIESILVLCATKEDQQRWIELLIQEQITNNNLVKSSTTSRICNQSNGKQQQQLRPIAEHSPSSTIKTHWSIASLRPAPPVYTLRAFGKTEPALDLSRVHRAYERQFEEDAIILKVIEAYCVSVSARFTVHSGESTPVLDYGSHKTRDRTSLVHNKENWDFCSNRVLSETVKTLKNQMTDLQSQMSLLTKQLDEERRSRLSLAATVKRSIGVVDGSVS
- the Rtgef gene encoding rho-type guanine nucleotide exchange factor isoform X4, producing the protein MAKPDAPKFVTAIFPFRGKNNDELCFKKGDVITITQTDEEGWWEGTLNDKTGWFPSNYVKECKTLDGGLSTIKASPEKILQELPTHHKLNRDIVLKDIVDSERVNVAELQGLINSFLHPLESANILSKEEYKQLLGNVHEILEAHQRLLASLEAAISQGCSSKVGNIFLTLAPRLKSIHTSYCGNHPRAVCILDRYRDELNKFMENGGAITPGILVLTTGLSKPFRRLDKYSAMLQELERYTEKNHPDRGDTQRSIVVYREIAERCASIRKQRELALQVLTSGIKGWEGEELSTLGEILYVGPVTLASGTTGLDRRDRYFVLFPSTLLVLSTSPRMSSFVYEGKLPLTGINIIQKENIDEIRNAFEITGPMIESILVLCATKEDQQRWIELLIQEQITNNNLVKSSTTSRICNQSNGKQQQQLRPIAEHSPSSTIKTHWSIASLRPAPPVYTLRAFDERQFEEDAIILKVIEAYCVSVSARFTVHSGESTLLDYGSHKTRDRTSLVHNKENWDFCSNRVLSETVKTLKNQMTDLQSQMSLLTKQLDEERRSRLSLAATVKRSIGVVDGSVS